The following proteins are co-located in the Palaemon carinicauda isolate YSFRI2023 chromosome 30, ASM3689809v2, whole genome shotgun sequence genome:
- the Vha26 gene encoding V-type proton ATPase subunit E: protein MALSDADVQKQIHHMMAFIEQEANEKAEEIDARAEEEFTIEKGRLVQQNRLKIIEYYERKEKQVELQKKIGASNQLNKSRLEVLKAQESHIRNVLHEARQKLHILTQNETKYQKLLEDLICQGLCQLLESDLVIRCRRADHPLVETVIPITTEKYREQTGRTCKLTVDTTNWLPAEICGGIELVTRGNRIKISNTLEARLDMLAQQMLPEIRQMLFGSNPNRKFDN, encoded by the exons ATGGCGTTAAGCGATGCAGATGTACAGAAGCAG ATCCATCATATGATGGCCTTCATTGAACAGGAGGCCAACGAAAAGGCAGAGGAAATCGATGCCCGTGCTGAAGAAGAATTCACCATTGAGAAGGGTCGTCTTGTCCAGCAGAATCGTCTGAAGATTATCGAGTACTACGAAAGGAAGGAGAAACAAGTTGAACTCCAGAAGAAAAT TGGTGCCAGCAATCAGCTTAACAAATCCCGTCTGGAAGTACTGAAGGCCCAGGAATCCCACATCAGAAATGTATTGCATGAAGCCCGACAGAAGCTGCACATCCTCACCCAGAATGAAACCAAGTACCAGAAGCTTCTCGAGGATCTCATTTGTCAAGGTCTTTGCCAG CTTTTGGAGTCAGACCTGGTTATCAGGTGTCGCCGTGCTGATCATCCTCTGGTTGAAACTGTTATACCAATAACCACAGAAAAATACAGGGAGCAGACAGGGCGTACTTGTAAATTAACTGTCGACACTACAAACTGGCTGCCAGCAGAAAT CTGCGGAGGTATTGAACTGGTCACAAGGGGAAACCGTATCAAGATCTCAAATACTTTGGAGGCTAGATTGGACATGTTGGCCCAGCAGATGCTTCCCGAAATCAGGCAAATGCTCTTCGGTTCCAATCCCAACCGTAAATTTGATAATTAG